The Cinclus cinclus chromosome 18, bCinCin1.1, whole genome shotgun sequence genome has a segment encoding these proteins:
- the LOC134051543 gene encoding P2Y purinoceptor 1-like, which produces MAAEVPSTWPGNGTRAPCPVDAAFSQRFLPAVYLTVIPLGLLGNGLGLWHLCTGPREAARQPLSLLVGNLGVADLLYVTTLPFLVSYYQQGRMWIFGQAWCRLTRSLFHLNLYASIGFLTCISIHRYLGIVHPLKARGRCQGTASAGWLSIMVWVWVIAQIAPDLAFSKTNVTGSQCHDTTGQEHLGTYLPYTFAVTVTGFVIPFLIIIGCYCHVVFVLCRNDSVDPSLRRRSIALVVLVMVLFSICFLPYHIFRNLNLFFRWQPQGSCTQASKDVYISYQVTRGLASLNSALNPLFYVVTSKDWRSRVRTIRQSARQCLRSVSGSKTSCQAAEKKRNIILCKGEASNEL; this is translated from the coding sequence ATGGCCGCGGAGGTTCCCTCCACGTGGCCCGGCAATGGCACTCGGGCTCCTTGCCCCGTGGATGCCGCCTTCTCCCAGCGCTTCCTGCCCGCCGTGTACCTGACCGTGATccccctggggctgctggggaacgggctggggctgtggcacCTCTGCACAGGTCCCCGTGAGGCTGCCCGCCAGCCCCTCAGCCTGCTGGTGGGGAACCTGGGGGTGGCTGACCTGCTCTACGTCACCACTCTGCCCTTCCTCGTCAGCTACTACCAGCAAGGCAGAATGTGGATCTTCGGGCAGGCCTGGTGCCGCCTCACCCGCAGCCTCTTCCACCTCAACCTCTACGCCAGCATCGGCTTCCTCACCTGCATCAGCATCCACCGCTACCTGGGCATCGTGCACCCGCTGAAGGCACGGGGCAGGTGCCAGGGTACGGCCTCTGCGGGGTGGCTCAGCATCATGGTCTGGGTGTGGGTCATCGCACAGATAGCTCCCGATCTTGCCTTCAGCAAGACAAATGTCACCGGGTCGCAGTGCCATGACACGACAGGACAGGAGCACCTGGGCACTTACTTGCCCTACACCTTTGCTGTCACCGTGACTGGGTTTGTCATCCCATTCCTCATCATCATCGGGTGCTACTGCCACGTGGTGTTCGTGCTCTGCAGGAATGACAGCGTGGATCCCAGCCTCAGGAGGAGAAGCATCGCGCTGGTGGTGCTCGTCATGGTTCTCTTTTCCATCTGCTTCCTCCCCTACCACATCTTCAGAAACCTCAACTTGTTTTTTCGCTGGCAGCCACAAGGATCCTGCACACAGGCTTCAAAGGATGTCTACATTTCCTACCAGGTGACTCGGGGCCTGGCCAGCCTCAACAGTGCTCTCAACCCCCTGTTCTATGTGGTAACCAGCAAAGACTGGAGGTCACGAGTGAGGACCATCCGCCAAAGTGCCAGGCAGTGTCTGAGGTCTGTCTCTGGGAGCAAAACCTCTTGCCAGGCAGCTGAGAAGAAGAGGAACATCATTCTTTGTAAGGGAGAGGCTTCTAATGAGCTCTGA
- the CCN5 gene encoding CCN family member 5 has translation MRLQLEKQLLFLSLLCILSKVCAQLCRRPCYCPWVPPRCPRGSPLVLDGCGCCKICARRLGEPCDFLHVCDQSQGLVCDYSSASGGTGGTCNFEDDEEGCEVNGRVYREGEVFQPSCKIQCHCLDGGFNCIPLCQEDVRLPTPDCPYPRRVEIPGKCCPEWICEAQDQHLLRDARAAPGAVSPLLRHPCQEWGTEWSACSATCGLGFATRVSNQNRYCRLETQRRLCTARPCPALPAALPARGRGGRL, from the exons ATGAGACTCCagctggagaagcagctcctcttcctctccctcctctgcaTTCTCTCCAAG gtttgtgcccagctgtgcCGGAGACCATGCTACTGTCCTTGGGTGCCACCTCGCTGTCCCCGCGGGTCCCCCCTGGTCCTGGATGGGTGCGGCTGCTGCAAGATCTGTGCTCGGCGCCTGGGAGAGCCCTGCGACTTCCTGCACGTCTGTGACCAGAGCCAGGGGCTCGTCTGTGACTACAGCTCAGCAtctggagggacaggaggcaCCTGCAACT TTGAAGACGATGAGGAGGGCTGCGAGGTGAACGGCCGGGTCTATCGAGAGGGGGAGgttttccagcccagctgcaaaATCCAGTGCCACTGCTTGGACGGGGGCTTCAACTGCATCCCGCTCTGCCAGGAGGATGTCCGGCTGCCCACCCCGGACTGCCCCTACCCCCGGCGCGTGGAGATCCCAGGGAAGTGCTGCCCGGAGTGGATCTGTGAAGCCCAGGACCAGCACCTCCTCCGGGATGCCAGGGCAG CCCCCGGGGCAGTGTCCCCACTGCTGCGACACCCCTGCCAGGAGTGGGGCACGGAGTGGAGCGCCTGCTCGGCCACCTGCGGGCTGGGCTTTGCCACCCGCGTGTCCAACCAGAACCGCTACTGCCGGCTGGAGACCCAGAGGCGGCTCTgcacggcccggccctgcccggccctgccGGCAGCGCTCCCAGCG aggggaagaggaggtCGTCTGTAG